One window of the Desulfovibrio sp. genome contains the following:
- a CDS encoding amylo-alpha-1,6-glucosidase: MRFSFDKAACQNTRRALHREWLLTNRLGDCSCSSILCCNTRKYHGMLAVSTPQGRHVLLSTLEESVYGGGREFFFSSRQHPGTLYPNGHEYLEAFYLDQWPQSVYRVGEVSLSREVLLCKNSSRVLLRYELRGPAGIPDLVLRIKPLLAFRNVHALTRANTCLRHDTQEVTGGFGIRPYEALPSLFVQAVALTEPSSVLDQGIMAGGGGADGQQPEALPVSFTPAPDWFRNVEYFEERERGFDDSEDLFMPGVLEIALPPLPLGGYVYVAAGTEPCEGVDRQWEAESRSRTAAQHESRGLVGHLAQVGEQFCVTTPSGRPAVLAGYPWFDAWGRDTLISLPGLTFHAGREEFGLRVLADLGQYIRNGLVPNMFSESGDHAYNSVDASLWYAFALQQMLTTVPDGLAWAHQHAWEALKSIIKGYRRGPGMGIFVDAEGLLHAGDAHTQLTWMDAQVDGQPVTPRQGCPVEVNALWYNTLAFADSLAAAFHEPLITGERQRAALRDAFLRRFWTNDEGGHLGDVWRDGHLDRSVRPNQIFAVSLPHAVLVDDCHAQVVECVRNRLLTPYGLRTLAPDAPAYVGRYGGNAHSRDGAYHQGTVWPWLLGHYADALLQTAWDLNGAVQGLLDTLTPLFCKHLCEAGLGSISEVFDGSPPYAPGGCTAQAWSVAECQRMLKNLQRGAPEIYSQWERRVAHCLANPPSGDKTGVCRATITVESATPGSEE, translated from the coding sequence ATGCGGTTCAGCTTTGATAAAGCAGCCTGCCAGAATACGCGCAGGGCGCTGCACCGGGAGTGGCTGCTCACCAACCGGCTGGGCGACTGCTCGTGCAGCAGCATACTGTGCTGCAATACCCGTAAATACCACGGTATGCTTGCGGTCTCTACGCCGCAGGGCAGGCATGTGCTGCTTTCAACCCTTGAAGAATCCGTATACGGCGGCGGCAGGGAATTTTTCTTTTCCAGCCGTCAGCACCCCGGCACGCTCTATCCCAACGGGCATGAGTATCTTGAGGCCTTTTATCTGGATCAGTGGCCACAGAGTGTTTATCGCGTGGGCGAGGTAAGCCTGAGCCGTGAGGTATTGCTGTGCAAGAATAGCAGCAGGGTTCTGCTGCGCTATGAGCTGCGTGGCCCCGCGGGTATTCCCGATCTTGTGCTGCGCATCAAGCCCCTGCTGGCCTTTCGCAATGTTCATGCCCTCACCCGTGCCAACACCTGCCTGCGGCACGATACGCAAGAGGTGACAGGGGGCTTTGGCATACGGCCCTATGAAGCCTTGCCTTCCCTGTTTGTGCAGGCCGTTGCCCTGACAGAACCCTCGTCGGTTCTGGATCAGGGAATTATGGCCGGTGGTGGCGGTGCAGACGGCCAGCAGCCAGAGGCTCTGCCGGTAAGCTTTACGCCCGCGCCGGACTGGTTCCGCAATGTGGAATATTTTGAAGAGCGCGAACGCGGATTTGACGATAGCGAAGACCTCTTCATGCCGGGCGTGCTCGAAATAGCCCTGCCGCCATTGCCTCTGGGTGGCTATGTGTATGTGGCCGCGGGCACGGAGCCTTGTGAAGGGGTTGACCGGCAGTGGGAAGCCGAGAGCCGCTCGCGCACCGCAGCCCAGCATGAGAGCAGGGGGCTGGTGGGGCATCTTGCCCAGGTTGGCGAGCAGTTTTGCGTAACCACCCCTTCGGGGAGGCCCGCCGTGCTTGCCGGGTACCCCTGGTTTGACGCCTGGGGGCGCGACACCCTCATAAGCCTGCCGGGGTTGACCTTCCACGCAGGGCGCGAAGAATTTGGCCTGCGCGTGCTGGCCGATCTGGGGCAGTATATTCGCAATGGCCTTGTGCCCAACATGTTTTCGGAGTCGGGCGACCACGCCTATAATTCGGTGGATGCCTCACTGTGGTACGCCTTTGCCCTGCAACAGATGCTGACCACAGTTCCGGACGGTCTGGCCTGGGCGCATCAGCATGCGTGGGAGGCGCTCAAATCCATAATCAAGGGCTACCGGCGCGGGCCGGGCATGGGCATTTTTGTGGATGCAGAAGGCCTGCTGCACGCTGGCGACGCCCACACCCAGCTTACCTGGATGGACGCCCAGGTGGACGGTCAGCCTGTCACGCCTCGTCAGGGCTGCCCGGTTGAGGTTAATGCCCTATGGTATAACACCCTTGCCTTTGCCGACAGCCTTGCCGCCGCCTTTCATGAACCGCTGATCACGGGCGAGCGCCAGCGCGCGGCCCTGCGGGATGCTTTTTTGCGCCGTTTCTGGACAAATGACGAGGGCGGGCATCTGGGCGATGTATGGCGCGATGGTCATCTTGACCGTAGCGTAAGGCCCAACCAGATATTTGCTGTTTCACTGCCGCATGCGGTGCTTGTGGACGATTGCCACGCGCAGGTTGTGGAATGCGTGCGCAACAGGCTGCTCACCCCATACGGTCTGCGCACACTGGCGCCCGACGCCCCCGCCTATGTGGGCCGCTACGGCGGCAATGCCCACAGCCGCGATGGAGCCTATCATCAGGGAACCGTGTGGCCCTGGCTGCTGGGCCATTATGCTGATGCCCTGCTGCAGACAGCCTGGGATCTGAACGGTGCGGTGCAGGGCCTGCTTGATACGCTTACCCCGCTGTTTTGCAAGCATCTGTGCGAGGCGGGGCTGGGCAGTATTTCAGAGGTATTTGATGGCTCCCCGCCATATGCGCCGGGTGGTTGTACTGCACAGGCCTGGAGCGTGGCAGAGTGCCAGCGCATGCTCAAAAATCTGCAGAGAGGTGCACCAGAAATTTACAGCCAATGGGAGCGAAGGGTGGCTCACTGCCTTGCCAATCCCCCCTCTGGCGACAAAACCGGCGTGTGCAGGGCAACCATAACCGTAGAATCGGCCACACCCGGCAGCGAGGAGTAG
- a CDS encoding branched-chain amino acid ABC transporter substrate-binding protein has protein sequence MKALGRWLGALALTLLVPVAALAGDIKVGLMCPLTGKWASEGLDMKNIVTLLVDDVNAKGGIKGSKIQLVVEDDAGDPRTAALAAQKLASAGVVAVIGTYGSAVTEASQSILDEAELVQIGTGSTSVRLTEKGLQLFFRTCPRDDAQGNSAAEAIKKGGYKAVALLHDNSSYAKGLAEETKAVLDKAGVKVVFYDALTPGERDYTAILTKLKAANPDLVFFTGYYPETGMLLRQKREMGWNVPMMGGDAANHQDLVKIAGNEAATGYFFISPPLPQDMDTPEAREFLKAFKAKYNTVPVSVWAVLAGDAFKVIEGALEAGKDTPKAMAAWLKELKGMPGLSGSLGFNSKGDRVGEFYRTYKVDATGNFVLQPK, from the coding sequence ATGAAAGCACTTGGTCGTTGGCTTGGGGCTCTGGCCCTTACCCTGCTTGTGCCTGTTGCGGCGCTGGCAGGTGACATCAAGGTTGGCCTCATGTGTCCGCTTACGGGCAAATGGGCGTCCGAAGGTCTGGACATGAAGAACATTGTCACCCTGCTGGTTGACGATGTGAATGCCAAGGGTGGCATCAAGGGCAGCAAGATTCAGCTTGTGGTCGAAGACGACGCAGGCGACCCGCGCACTGCCGCTCTGGCCGCGCAGAAGCTGGCTTCTGCCGGTGTTGTGGCTGTTATCGGAACCTACGGCTCTGCCGTGACCGAAGCCAGCCAGAGCATTCTGGACGAAGCGGAACTGGTGCAGATCGGCACCGGCTCCACCAGCGTACGCCTGACGGAAAAAGGCCTGCAGCTCTTTTTCCGCACCTGCCCGCGTGACGACGCGCAGGGCAATTCTGCCGCCGAAGCCATCAAAAAGGGTGGCTACAAGGCTGTGGCTCTGCTGCACGACAATTCTTCCTACGCCAAGGGTCTGGCAGAAGAAACCAAGGCCGTGCTCGACAAGGCCGGTGTGAAAGTGGTGTTTTACGACGCTCTTACCCCCGGAGAGCGCGACTATACCGCCATTCTGACCAAGCTCAAGGCCGCAAACCCCGACCTCGTTTTCTTTACCGGTTACTATCCTGAAACCGGCATGTTGTTGCGGCAGAAAAGGGAAATGGGCTGGAATGTTCCCATGATGGGCGGCGACGCCGCCAACCATCAGGATCTGGTCAAGATCGCCGGTAACGAGGCAGCCACCGGCTACTTCTTTATCAGCCCGCCGCTGCCTCAGGACATGGACACGCCTGAAGCCAGGGAATTCCTCAAGGCTTTCAAGGCCAAGTACAATACCGTGCCTGTTTCGGTGTGGGCCGTGCTTGCTGGCGACGCTTTCAAGGTCATTGAAGGCGCGCTTGAAGCTGGCAAGGACACACCCAAGGCCATGGCCGCCTGGCTCAAGGAGCTCAAGGGCATGCCCGGTCTTTCCGGCAGCCTTGGCTTTAACTCCAAGGGTGACCGCGTGGGTGAGTTCTACCGCACCTACAAGGTTGATGCCACTGGCAACTTTGTTTTGCAGCCCAAGTAG
- a CDS encoding branched-chain amino acid ABC transporter permease, which translates to MEQFLQQLLNGLAVGGIYALVALGYTMVYGVLKLINFAHGDLFTIGAYLGLTLLVSCNMAGALNPFLAVAAVFIMVALLVALIGFLLERSAYRPLRNANRLSAVVSALGASIFFQNAVMLVYGARFYVYPDYLRPDFTVRMLGLEVPGVRLLVIAASVVLMLGLWAFIQRTRTGAAIRAVAIDPGAAQLMGINVDRIISLVFLIGPGLGGAAGLMVGIYYGQIDFTMGWTYGLKAFTAAILGGIGNIPGAMLGGLLLGVIEALAAGYIAIAWKDAIAFLVLILILIIRPTGILGERTADKL; encoded by the coding sequence ATGGAACAATTTCTCCAACAGCTTTTGAACGGCCTGGCCGTGGGCGGCATCTATGCGCTTGTGGCGCTGGGCTACACCATGGTGTACGGCGTGCTCAAGCTCATCAATTTTGCCCACGGCGACCTGTTTACCATTGGCGCCTATCTGGGGCTTACCCTGCTTGTCAGCTGCAACATGGCCGGTGCGCTCAACCCCTTTCTGGCGGTTGCCGCCGTTTTCATCATGGTTGCGCTGCTGGTTGCGCTCATAGGCTTTTTGCTTGAACGTTCGGCATACCGCCCTCTGCGCAATGCCAACCGTCTTTCAGCCGTTGTTTCGGCTCTTGGCGCATCCATATTTTTCCAGAATGCTGTCATGCTTGTGTACGGGGCGCGTTTTTATGTGTACCCCGACTATCTGCGCCCCGACTTTACGGTGAGAATGCTTGGCCTTGAAGTGCCCGGCGTGCGCCTGCTGGTTATTGCGGCCAGCGTGGTGCTGATGCTCGGTCTTTGGGCCTTTATCCAGCGCACTCGCACGGGTGCTGCCATTCGCGCTGTTGCCATCGACCCCGGCGCGGCCCAGCTCATGGGCATCAATGTTGACCGCATCATTTCGCTGGTATTTCTGATCGGCCCCGGCCTTGGCGGCGCGGCGGGCCTGATGGTGGGCATCTACTACGGGCAGATCGACTTCACCATGGGCTGGACCTACGGCCTCAAGGCCTTTACCGCAGCCATCCTTGGCGGCATCGGCAATATTCCCGGTGCGATGCTGGGCGGGCTTTTGCTGGGCGTTATCGAAGCCCTGGCCGCCGGCTACATTGCCATAGCCTGGAAGGACGCCATCGCCTTTCTTGTGCTTATTCTCATTCTGATCATCCGACCCACTGGCATTCTGGGCGAACGCACGGCGGACAAACTATGA
- a CDS encoding branched-chain amino acid ABC transporter permease, whose product MKNIPCNTVLYVAAGLVLCVLPFFCNAYWLDVCVSIGLYAVLALSLNIILGQAGIFHMGHAAFFAVGAYTTAILNTLCHWSVLWIMPLSGAAAALFALVVARPIIHLRGDYLLIVTIGIVEIVRIALINDVFGLTGGANGIFGISRPMFFGFKIVKSMQFYFLVWGMVGLSLLLFYGLWHSRFGRALNYIKEDDVAAEGCGVNVTHYKLAAFVLGAFWAGMAGTLYAAKMTTIAPESFNFMESVIIFAVVILSGGSQLGVLISAFLFIGLPELLREFSNARMLIFGLAMMVMMIWRPQGLLPPRQRRYRVDTPPAASDEGRPA is encoded by the coding sequence ATGAAAAACATTCCGTGCAATACCGTTCTTTATGTGGCGGCGGGTCTCGTACTGTGCGTCCTGCCCTTTTTCTGCAACGCCTACTGGCTTGACGTATGCGTAAGCATCGGCCTGTACGCGGTGCTGGCGCTTTCGCTCAACATCATTCTTGGGCAGGCGGGCATATTCCACATGGGGCATGCCGCCTTTTTTGCCGTAGGCGCATACACCACCGCCATTCTCAACACCCTGTGCCACTGGTCCGTGCTGTGGATCATGCCTCTCTCTGGCGCGGCTGCAGCGCTGTTCGCCCTTGTGGTGGCCCGCCCCATCATTCATCTGCGCGGCGACTACCTGCTCATCGTGACCATCGGCATTGTTGAAATCGTACGTATTGCCCTGATCAACGATGTTTTTGGCCTCACAGGCGGTGCCAATGGCATATTTGGCATCAGCAGACCCATGTTTTTTGGCTTCAAGATTGTCAAAAGCATGCAGTTCTATTTTCTGGTGTGGGGCATGGTGGGCCTGAGCCTGCTGCTGTTTTACGGCCTGTGGCATTCGCGTTTTGGCCGCGCCCTCAACTACATCAAGGAAGACGATGTGGCTGCCGAAGGCTGCGGGGTCAATGTTACCCACTACAAGCTGGCGGCCTTTGTGCTGGGAGCTTTCTGGGCGGGCATGGCGGGCACGCTGTACGCCGCCAAGATGACCACCATCGCGCCTGAATCGTTCAACTTCATGGAATCGGTAATTATTTTTGCCGTGGTCATTCTTTCTGGCGGCAGCCAGCTTGGCGTGCTTATCAGCGCATTTCTGTTCATCGGCCTGCCCGAGCTGCTGCGCGAATTTTCCAACGCGCGCATGCTCATCTTTGGCCTTGCCATGATGGTCATGATGATCTGGCGGCCCCAGGGTTTGCTGCCCCCCCGGCAACGGCGCTACCGCGTAGACACGCCGCCCGCTGCCAGTGATGAAGGGAGGCCCGCATGA
- a CDS encoding ABC transporter ATP-binding protein has translation MTLLRLEEMSKMFGGLVALNDLTFDVDAGSIVGLIGPNGAGKTTVFNCITGNYTPESGRIFFDGKSIAGLRPHKVVELGIARTFQTIRLFGRLSVLENVLAGRHCRMKSGLLSCMLHTPAQKAEEKAAVARCMEELQFVGLADRYTEAAGGLSYGNQRLLEIARALASDPRLVILDEPAGGMNDQETAALVDTIRAIRDRGITVLLIEHDMRLVMKICEKLVVLEHGTMIAQGKPEDVRQDPAVIEAYLGADDEKW, from the coding sequence ATGACCCTGCTGCGCCTTGAAGAAATGAGCAAGATGTTTGGCGGCCTTGTTGCCCTCAACGATCTTACGTTTGATGTGGATGCTGGCAGCATTGTTGGCCTTATCGGCCCCAACGGCGCAGGCAAGACCACGGTTTTCAACTGCATTACCGGCAACTACACACCGGAATCGGGCCGCATATTCTTTGACGGCAAGTCCATTGCCGGTCTGCGCCCCCACAAGGTGGTGGAGCTGGGCATTGCCCGTACCTTTCAGACCATCCGCCTGTTCGGGCGGCTCTCTGTGCTCGAAAACGTGCTGGCGGGCCGTCACTGCCGCATGAAGTCGGGGCTGCTTTCGTGCATGCTGCACACCCCGGCCCAAAAGGCGGAAGAAAAAGCCGCTGTGGCCCGCTGCATGGAAGAACTGCAGTTTGTGGGTCTGGCCGACCGTTATACCGAGGCGGCAGGCGGGCTTTCGTACGGCAACCAGCGACTGCTTGAAATAGCCCGCGCGCTGGCGTCCGACCCGCGTCTGGTGATTCTGGACGAACCCGCAGGCGGCATGAACGATCAGGAAACCGCCGCCCTGGTGGATACCATACGCGCCATACGCGACCGGGGCATCACCGTGCTGCTTATCGAGCACGACATGCGCCTTGTGATGAAGATTTGCGAAAAACTGGTGGTGCTGGAACACGGCACCATGATTGCCCAGGGCAAGCCCGAAGACGTGCGCCAGGATCCCGCCGTTATCGAAGCCTATCTGGGCGCAGACGACGAAAAGTGGTAA